AAAACGCCCGAAAAAAGGCACCTCCCAGCATGAATCTCTGTGCAAGATTGAACGGCCACAAAATTGAATGATGCCCAATTGTAAAACACTCGTCTGTGAAATAGCAAAACCATTTTTTTATCTGTCATGCATAATCCTAGTATTGCTATTATTTCTACGTCAAATTAATACATGAATACTAGTATCTTATTACTAGCCACGAACCCATGAGACACGCTCGATCGATCGAGCTCTCCGTCACAACATCTGTCGAGGTCGAGGTCGCGTGCATGAAGGCACAAGAGTTTCGTCTCCTTCGATCCATCGACCGCCGGGGACGTGATAAAGACGACGATGACGGACATTGTCTCTTTGACATGGACACGGGCAAGAGGCGTGGAGGAATCCGGCGCGACCGCTGGCTGCACAGTGCCGACTGCTGACGGTGACTGCGTGACGCGCGCTATATCTGTCCACCGGTCGGCCTGTGCGGTGATGCGTGGAACCTTCGTGTGTTCTCCTCCACGTGCGTGCCTCATCCCACCCGGTGCCGGCGCTGCCGACCTGACCACCGGTCGCCGGTCGGTCGGTCCGTCGATCCATCAGCTGGCTAGCCGCGCGTGCATCGTCCACTCGGGCCATGTGTGTATAAATAAGCTGGCCACGCCCACGATGCGATGCACATACATTCACTCGCCAGTCACCACCATCTCGCACGCGTCCAGCGGTGGagacgaagaacgagagagagagagagagagagagagagagttgttggCATGGCGTCCAGAGAGGTCAGCATCCAGATGGCGTGGGTACTGAACGGCCAGCCGTGGTGTGCCCCGTCCCCGGAGCCGCTTCTCCTTCGTGTGCCGTCGCGGGCCGCCGGCATTTCTTCAATGGAGGCCGCCGATGCCGTCGTTTCCGGCGGCAGGACCACCAAGGAAGCGGCCGCGGCTTCTTACGCTGAGACGTCGAGCTCTGTCTTGATCAGCGTGCCAGGCTCGCCTTCGGGGCTCCACCTCGCGCAGCTTGGCGTGCCGCCGTTCGTCCGCGCCAACGAGACCGGCGTGGACGCCCCTGCCGTGCCGCCAAGCGAGTCGACGGTCCAGCGGGCTCACTACCCGGCGGTGCCGCAGCTGCTGAAGCAGGCCCGACACCACTCGCAGCCGTCCCTGGTGGTCAGAGGCGGCGGAGAGGTGCCGGCGGTGCCGCGGAGCGACAGCTCGCGGGAGCGAGACCGGCGGTTTGACCACTTTAAGACGTTCTCTGGCCGCCTTGAGAGGCAGCTCTCCAGCGTCCACCGGGTGCCACAGGACACCGATGTCGAGAAAGGTGCGGCGTCAAAGATCTCAGAGGAGGACACCGACGAGGATGATGCCGTGCCCACCTCCGACCGCTACTTCGCCGCCCTCGAAGGGCCCGAGCTCGAGACCCTTCGTGTACGTACCACATCACCGGATTTTCACCTTCCCTTAACAAAAGCATCATTGTGTCTAATGACGGTGTGGATGTACAGCCGACGGAGGTGGCGGTGCTGCCTAAGGACGAGACATGGCCGTTTCTGCTCCGGTTCCCCATCAGCGCCTTCGGGATGTGCCTTGGCGTGAGCAGCCAGGCCATGCTGTGGAAGACCCTCGAGTCAGAGCCCTCCACCAAGTTCCTTCATGTGCACCCTGCTGCCAACCACGTCCTCTGGTGGATCTCTGTCACACTCATGGTTGTTGTTTCCATCACCTACCTTCTTAAGGTCGTCTTCTACTTCGAGGCTGTCCGCCGCGAGTTTCATCACCCGGTGCGCGTCAACTTCTTCTTTGCAC
The sequence above is a segment of the Triticum dicoccoides isolate Atlit2015 ecotype Zavitan chromosome 1A, WEW_v2.0, whole genome shotgun sequence genome. Coding sequences within it:
- the LOC119348854 gene encoding S-type anion channel SLAH2-like isoform X1, with product MASREVSIQMAWVLNGQPWCAPSPEPLLLRVPSRAAGISSMEAADAVVSGGRTTKEAAAASYAETSSSVLISVPGSPSGLHLAQLGVPPFVRANETGVDAPAVPPSESTVQRAHYPAVPQLLKQARHHSQPSLVVRGGGEVPAVPRSDSSRERDRRFDHFKTFSGRLERQLSSVHRVPQDTDVEKGAASKISEEDTDEDDAVPTSDRYFAALEGPELETLRPTEVAVLPKDETWPFLLRFPISAFGMCLGVSSQAMLWKTLESEPSTKFLHVHPAANHVLWWISVTLMVVVSITYLLKVVFYFEAVRREFHHPVRVNFFFAPSIACLFLVKGVPHPVWEIHHVVWYLLMLPILCLDLKIYGQWMSSGERRLSKVANPSNHLAVVGNFVGALLGARMGLRELPIFFFGVGLAHYAVLFVTLYQRLPTNVQLPKELHPVFFLFVAAPSVASMAWARISGEFNDGAKLLYFISLFLYVSLVVRVNLFRGFRFSLAWWAYTFPMTSVALATVLYASEVDNVLTRSLVVVLSGIAVVTVTGVLVTTMYHAFLRKDLFPNDVSIAITRRKPKFSKILAHLRSSSSDVKELVLSIPNLSSSFKQGAYCNDASSNYKTSGGVGESPVAHRLGRAKC